In Comamonas koreensis, the genomic stretch TCGGCAGACGTCGCCACCCCGGTGGCGGCAGTCGGTCGTGTTTTGGCCAGGTTTTCCGACTTCCTCGATCGATGCGCCGATCCAGGTTGGGTGGAGGCTGAATTCAGTCGGGAACGTCAAGACTACTGGGCCCGCTATGCGGCTGGGGCCAAAGCACCAGCCAGCTATCGCACGGTAGAGCTGTTGCTGGATGCCGATGTGAGAATTGACGAACCACAGGAGGCTGCTGCGCTTTCTCTTGGGGACGGCCGGGCCCTCGCCACGACGTCTACGACGGAGCCGGAGCGTGTGACAAAGGCCAGAGCATGGCCATTGGGCGGCATCATTCGTGGCGGCGCGCTGGTGATGAAGGTGCCTACCGCCGAACGATGGACGCCAAGTGTTTGGCCGAGGAGTTTTCACGAGCTCGATGAACTCCTTTCGCAACTCAATGGCTCTGAGGGAAAGCTGAGGAATTGGTACCAGGCGCGTCGTTGGCCGAACAAGGCGCCCGTGTTCGTGGTGCTCTTGCAGGGCCCGGCCGTGTACGGATGGCGGATAGTGCCGCCGCAGGTCGCACGTCAAGTCGAGCCGGCCCTTGTGCCCATCGACGTCACCCGTGTCGACAGGCAATGGAGCCTGTCTCGAGATCATCGGGCTGAGGGCTTAGCTCATCTTGCCACCAAGAAGGTGGTGGTGCTCGGATGTGGCTCGCTGGGTGCGCCGTTGATTGAGCTCCTGGCGCGCGCAGGCGTCGGAACCATTGAGGTGGTGGATCCGCAGACATTTGAGCCAGAAAATATCTCACGTCATGTGCTCGGTGCGCCACATATTGGCCTCGGGAAAGCTGCATCACTATGCGCGCGATTGCGACAAGCCATCCCAGGGGCTCAACTCGAAGCTTTCGGTGAAAAGACCATGCAGTGGTGTGCCAAGGCGGATCAACGGCCGCTGCCGGATCTCATCGTAGATTGCACGGGCGAGCGCTCCGTAAGGATCGGCATTTCATTGCTGCGGAAGCAGGTGTTGAAGGACAC encodes the following:
- a CDS encoding ThiF family adenylyltransferase; its protein translation is MLQRLSAIAPTRWRKGVKVPTMPLFLAAIGMVTAWFDGLGPSAATRCPDKESEQRCRVWRLAEGAPVLNGAAPLLVLQHDFPLTPARIELDRKFCLQLPHIEVDGHFCHGVEFDSADVATPVAAVGRVLARFSDFLDRCADPGWVEAEFSRERQDYWARYAAGAKAPASYRTVELLLDADVRIDEPQEAAALSLGDGRALATTSTTEPERVTKARAWPLGGIIRGGALVMKVPTAERWTPSVWPRSFHELDELLSQLNGSEGKLRNWYQARRWPNKAPVFVVLLQGPAVYGWRIVPPQVARQVEPALVPIDVTRVDRQWSLSRDHRAEGLAHLATKKVVVLGCGSLGAPLIELLARAGVGTIEVVDPQTFEPENISRHVLGAPHIGLGKAASLCARLRQAIPGAQLEAFGEKTMQWCAKADQRPLPDLIVDCTGERSVRIGISLLRKQVLKDTPVLMAWMEPFGAAAHAVLIYGGDAWPASDPVDTAVNVATWPDDVQVDLPGCGQGFHPYGVADAWSAAGMVSERVLKILNGEQVSSGTWSMIRHESYFRSKSPSVTFNRSPPVPVGVDSVIEHRPLAEVLQGA